From a region of the Campylobacteraceae bacterium genome:
- a CDS encoding NDP-sugar synthase, which translates to MKAMILAAGRGTRVKPITNNIPKPMIPLLQKPVLESIIEHLKNNGITEIIINTSYLSTQIEQYFGNGSRFGVHIAYSFEGEKVNKELIPKALGSAGGMKKIQDDNQFFDDTFLVLCADALIDLDIKKVIKIHKEKKSLVTIALKNVSLKNVSKYGIVELDKEDKIISFQEKPSREEASSTLANTGIYVFEPEIFDYIPKDREYDIGSQLLPKLVSKKLNIYGVNIPYEWIDIGNVNDFYYATSAILKGEIKNYNIFAQEIKKGIFVGLNVKIDFEKVTIIPPVFIGSSTKIDEGVTIIGPCMIGSNCHIEKNVLIKKSIIDDYKKITFPASIENKIIFSDSIISLDGNFLDTQECEMNWLVEDIRVKKNKTPLETSISSLLKQRIPNEN; encoded by the coding sequence ATGAAAGCAATGATTTTGGCTGCGGGTAGAGGAACTAGGGTTAAACCTATTACAAACAATATTCCAAAACCCATGATTCCTCTTCTTCAAAAGCCTGTTTTAGAATCAATAATTGAACATTTAAAAAACAATGGAATCACAGAAATTATAATAAATACAAGTTATCTCTCTACCCAAATTGAACAATATTTTGGAAACGGTAGTAGATTTGGTGTTCATATTGCTTATTCTTTTGAGGGCGAAAAAGTAAACAAGGAATTAATTCCCAAAGCACTTGGTAGTGCAGGAGGAATGAAAAAAATTCAAGATGACAATCAATTCTTTGATGATACATTTTTAGTATTATGTGCAGATGCATTAATTGATTTAGATATAAAAAAAGTAATAAAAATACACAAAGAAAAAAAATCACTTGTTACTATTGCTTTGAAAAATGTTTCTTTAAAAAATGTCAGCAAATATGGCATTGTAGAACTAGATAAAGAAGATAAAATAATCTCTTTTCAAGAAAAACCAAGCAGGGAAGAAGCTTCTTCTACTTTAGCAAATACGGGGATTTATGTTTTTGAACCAGAAATATTTGATTACATTCCAAAAGACAGAGAATACGATATAGGAAGTCAATTACTTCCTAAACTTGTTTCAAAAAAATTAAATATCTATGGAGTAAATATTCCTTATGAATGGATAGACATTGGTAATGTGAATGACTTTTATTATGCAACATCTGCAATATTAAAAGGAGAAATCAAAAATTACAATATATTTGCACAAGAAATTAAAAAAGGCATTTTTGTTGGATTAAATGTAAAAATAGATTTTGAAAAAGTCACTATCATTCCTCCTGTTTTTATAGGTTCTTCAACAAAAATAGATGAAGGCGTAACTATTATAGGGCCTTGTATGATTGGATCAAATTGCCATATCGAAAAAAATGTTTTAATAAAAAAATCTATAATTGATGACTATAAAAAAATTACTTTTCCTGCTTCTATAGAAAATAAAATAATTTTCTCAGATTCTATTATATCTTTAGATGGAAATTTTCTTGATACACAAGAATGTGAAATGAATTGGCTTGTTGAAGACATTCGAGTAAAAAAGAATAAAACCCCACTTGAAACAAGTATTTCATCCTTATTAAAACAAAGAATTCCAAATGAAAACTAA
- a CDS encoding mannose-1-phosphate guanylyltransferase/mannose-6-phosphate isomerase, protein MTNVILSGGNGTRLWPISRSHMPKQFIKLTSKYSLFQNTILRNKVFTNKFLIVCNEQNYFIAKEQISQIINDFSLKINVEFILESIGRNTAAAIIIASLYVDKNEVLFVTPCDHTIKGDKDYQKSVNKALLNSKEGFISIFGIKALDANTGYGYIKAPNEDVEKFYEKPDIEKAREYTQEGYFWNSGMFCFKAENLLSEALEHALDVYEMCIYAFKSVEKSKPLFLNSELMGSIPDISIDCAVMENSHKLRIVKSEFSWNDVGSFDAIYDELPKEKTNAISYKNEKPLLMNSSNNLVLANGKKVVLSNVDDLIVVDTADALLIAKRGKCEDVKELVNKLNAQGSSITQDHPLVHRPWGSYNLLESKDNYKFKTILVKPKQRLSLQKHYHRSEHWIVLSGTATVTIGKNKKLVCVNESVYIPMGTKHRLANKGKIDLLLVEVQVGDYLEEDDIVRYKDDYKRIG, encoded by the coding sequence ATGACAAATGTAATATTATCTGGCGGAAATGGTACAAGACTTTGGCCCATTTCAAGAAGCCATATGCCCAAACAATTCATAAAACTTACATCTAAATACTCTTTATTTCAAAATACCATTTTAAGAAATAAAGTTTTTACAAATAAGTTTTTAATTGTTTGTAATGAACAAAACTATTTTATTGCAAAAGAACAAATCAGTCAAATAATAAATGATTTTTCTTTGAAGATAAATGTTGAATTTATTTTAGAATCTATTGGAAGAAATACAGCGGCTGCTATTATAATAGCAAGTTTATATGTAGATAAAAATGAAGTACTTTTTGTGACTCCTTGTGATCATACCATTAAGGGCGACAAAGATTATCAAAAATCTGTAAATAAAGCACTTCTGAATTCAAAAGAGGGTTTTATTAGTATTTTTGGTATAAAAGCCTTAGATGCGAACACAGGTTATGGTTATATAAAAGCACCGAACGAAGATGTTGAAAAATTTTACGAAAAACCTGATATTGAAAAAGCAAGAGAATATACACAAGAGGGATACTTCTGGAACAGTGGAATGTTTTGTTTTAAAGCTGAAAATTTATTAAGTGAAGCCTTAGAACATGCATTAGATGTTTATGAAATGTGTATTTATGCATTTAAAAGTGTCGAAAAATCAAAACCCTTATTTTTAAACAGTGAATTAATGGGAAGTATCCCAGACATAAGCATTGATTGTGCGGTTATGGAAAACTCTCATAAGTTAAGAATTGTCAAATCAGAATTCTCTTGGAATGATGTGGGAAGTTTTGATGCTATTTATGATGAATTGCCTAAAGAAAAAACAAATGCAATCAGCTATAAAAATGAAAAACCCCTATTAATGAACTCTAGCAATAATTTAGTACTAGCAAATGGAAAAAAAGTTGTACTTTCAAATGTTGATGATTTAATAGTAGTTGATACCGCGGATGCATTGTTAATTGCAAAAAGAGGTAAATGTGAAGATGTTAAAGAGCTTGTCAATAAATTAAATGCCCAAGGTTCATCAATAACGCAAGATCATCCTTTAGTTCATAGACCATGGGGCAGTTATAATTTATTAGAAAGTAAAGACAATTATAAATTTAAAACTATTTTAGTTAAACCAAAACAACGCCTCTCTTTACAAAAACATTATCACAGAAGTGAACACTGGATTGTATTAAGTGGAACAGCTACGGTTACTATTGGAAAAAATAAAAAACTTGTTTGTGTCAATGAATCTGTTTATATTCCTATGGGTACGAAACACAGATTAGCAAATAAAGGCAAAATTGATTTACTCTTAGTAGAAGTCCAAGTCGGGGATTATCTTGAAGAAGATGATATTGTAAGATACAAAGATGATTACAAACGAATAGGATAA
- a CDS encoding glycosyltransferase family 4 protein, with product MHVLWINNKASRGGGAEQYIYNTVKHLNKKGIKSSLLYDPNIEVENEFLDIFDSAFPLLCIKEQIQNINPDLLYIHQLHDYASYEEIMKSKVKKIRFYHDHKLFCLREHKYKTLSKKTCICKTGLDCYSCLGFIKKTQDGFKIASLGKLQKLQDINKRLDLFIVASSYMKEHLKLHHFEASKIMINPLYANDNVEYKNSMNINKSKTLLYVGQLVTGKGIDILLNAMKNIDKSYSLKIIGSGAQEEFLKHYAQKLKIEERVEFIGQIEHEKLLFYYQRAYCLIVPSRTPETFNLTGVEALKAGLPVIAANVGAIKEWLIHGNNGFLFESNNAQDLALKINDLISNPSLHKNFCLNAFKSTQHNFKSQTHINNLIDIFNQKLQGV from the coding sequence ATGCATGTTTTATGGATAAACAATAAAGCTTCAAGAGGTGGCGGTGCAGAACAGTATATTTACAATACCGTTAAACATTTAAATAAAAAAGGTATCAAATCTTCACTTCTTTATGATCCAAATATTGAGGTAGAAAATGAATTTCTTGATATATTTGACAGTGCTTTTCCTTTGCTTTGTATCAAAGAACAAATACAAAATATTAATCCTGACCTCTTATATATACATCAGTTACATGATTATGCCAGTTATGAAGAGATTATGAAGTCTAAGGTTAAAAAAATAAGATTTTATCATGATCATAAATTGTTTTGTTTAAGAGAACATAAATACAAAACCTTGAGTAAAAAAACGTGTATTTGTAAAACAGGTTTAGACTGTTATTCGTGTTTGGGATTTATCAAAAAAACCCAAGATGGATTTAAAATAGCAAGTTTGGGGAAACTTCAAAAACTGCAAGATATCAACAAACGTTTAGATCTTTTTATTGTCGCATCATCCTATATGAAAGAACATTTAAAACTTCATCATTTTGAAGCATCAAAAATAATGATCAATCCTTTGTATGCAAACGACAATGTTGAATATAAAAACAGTATGAATATTAACAAGAGTAAAACATTGTTGTATGTGGGACAATTAGTTACAGGTAAAGGTATAGATATTTTATTAAATGCAATGAAAAATATTGATAAATCATATTCTTTGAAAATCATAGGATCTGGAGCACAAGAAGAATTTCTTAAACACTATGCCCAAAAATTAAAAATAGAAGAACGAGTCGAATTCATTGGACAAATTGAGCATGAAAAACTGTTATTTTATTATCAACGTGCTTATTGTTTAATTGTGCCAAGCAGAACACCTGAAACATTTAATTTAACAGGTGTTGAAGCTTTAAAAGCCGGACTTCCTGTGATTGCTGCTAATGTGGGAGCAATCAAAGAGTGGTTAATCCATGGCAACAATGGTTTTCTTTTTGAGTCAAATAATGCGCAGGATTTGGCTCTTAAGATAAATGACCTAATTTCAAATCCCAGCTTGCATAAAAATTTTTGCCTCAATGCTTTTAAAAGTACGCAACATAACTTTAAAAGCCAAACACATATAAATAACTTGATTGACATCTTCAATCAAAAATTACAAGGAGTTTAA
- a CDS encoding glycosyltransferase — protein MKTKKLKVLYIDRPFLGLCGGDKNRSKFLFESLCLKYDTDILLIEDKEYKSEILEKHKINKMYLIKSEKSSFYLPQALYGFNKRYLDYFKEILGINQYDLLVFKFNSTAILANIANKILPFSQIIIDVDMLSSRICYEAWKNNKSLKNRYFLIEYLKLYYFEKKFLKNNFTFFYTNEEEIHLVKNKYKLANIKQHKVLPNVVHELKPLKESKNKNRFILFYGMLNSTVNTSAYAFIINKIYPLIKDFLIQENIKILVIGKNKTILYDKVYANIEFVGEVDDLSAYIKASEFVFLPLVIASGTLTRILETAFLKKTILTTPIGAEGLDMKDCIFIEEGAKNIASKFLALARNTNECKKAGIKAYSYVVTNHSQEQVSKKLYAFINNLKVKEINVIHIPRRFTQTHWGGTENVIMSYALGLKKFHINSEVYTTTILNTQHTESMRGIKIKRFSYFYPYINLGTKVKEKLNLIGGNVFSFSLLFSLLFKKNIDLIHLHTFKRIGAIARIVCKIRNIPYIVSIHGGVYNRNINNTQNNSFTNSLEWGKILGLIFGSRRVIKDSNAVICLNKEEYNKLKKNNTNKNIFLLPNSVDIATFSKAKNQNIRKKYALNDKTFICLLSARIDLQKNQLLVLKVLNKIKNKNIHIFFAGNITDKVYYKEIKEYIYKHSLEKYITFITHLKPESKELIDLYLNSNVLILPSTHEPFGIVVLEAWASSLPVIVSNIAGVCNSIKDKKDALIFKNNSIESLEKNLLLLIQNESLRNTLIENAKKTVLTFDTSLINSQINSIYRQMLSCK, from the coding sequence ATGAAAACTAAAAAACTAAAAGTTTTATACATAGACAGACCATTTTTAGGACTTTGTGGGGGAGATAAAAATAGAAGTAAATTCTTATTTGAGTCTTTATGTTTAAAATATGATACGGACATACTTCTTATTGAAGATAAAGAGTATAAAAGTGAAATTTTAGAAAAACATAAAATCAATAAAATGTATCTTATAAAAAGTGAAAAAAGTTCTTTTTATTTGCCCCAAGCTCTCTATGGTTTTAATAAAAGATACCTCGATTATTTTAAAGAAATACTAGGCATAAATCAATATGACTTGTTGGTTTTTAAATTTAATTCAACGGCAATATTAGCAAATATTGCAAATAAAATTCTGCCATTTTCTCAGATAATTATTGATGTAGATATGTTAAGTTCTCGCATATGTTACGAAGCATGGAAAAACAATAAAAGTTTAAAAAACAGATATTTTTTAATCGAGTATTTAAAACTGTATTATTTTGAGAAAAAATTCTTAAAGAATAATTTTACCTTTTTTTATACCAATGAAGAAGAAATACACTTGGTAAAAAACAAATACAAGCTAGCAAATATCAAACAACACAAGGTATTACCCAATGTAGTTCATGAGCTTAAACCACTCAAAGAAAGCAAAAATAAAAACAGGTTTATTCTGTTTTATGGAATGTTAAATTCAACAGTTAATACGAGTGCCTATGCCTTTATAATAAATAAAATCTATCCTTTGATAAAAGATTTTCTGATTCAAGAAAATATAAAAATCCTGGTCATCGGAAAAAATAAAACCATCCTCTACGATAAAGTATATGCAAACATTGAGTTTGTGGGAGAAGTGGATGATTTAAGTGCTTATATCAAAGCAAGTGAATTTGTTTTTTTGCCTCTTGTAATCGCATCGGGAACATTAACAAGAATACTTGAAACAGCTTTTTTAAAAAAAACTATTTTAACAACTCCTATTGGTGCGGAGGGACTAGATATGAAAGATTGTATTTTTATTGAAGAAGGGGCAAAAAATATTGCTTCAAAATTTCTAGCATTGGCGCGTAATACAAATGAATGCAAAAAAGCTGGAATAAAAGCCTACTCTTATGTTGTAACAAACCATTCACAAGAACAAGTATCAAAAAAACTATATGCTTTCATAAACAATCTAAAAGTAAAAGAGATAAATGTTATTCATATTCCCAGACGTTTCACACAAACACATTGGGGTGGAACGGAGAATGTGATTATGTCTTATGCTCTAGGCTTAAAAAAGTTTCATATTAATTCAGAAGTATACACAACTACAATATTAAATACACAACATACAGAAAGTATGAGGGGAATTAAAATCAAAAGATTCAGCTATTTTTATCCTTATATTAATTTAGGCACAAAAGTAAAAGAAAAATTAAATCTTATTGGTGGAAATGTATTTTCTTTTTCTTTGTTGTTTTCTCTCTTATTCAAAAAGAATATCGATTTGATACATTTACATACCTTTAAAAGAATAGGAGCAATTGCAAGAATTGTTTGCAAAATACGCAATATTCCTTATATTGTCTCCATTCATGGAGGTGTTTATAACAGAAATATAAACAATACTCAGAATAATTCTTTTACAAATAGTTTGGAGTGGGGTAAAATTCTGGGTTTGATCTTTGGTTCTCGAAGAGTAATAAAAGATTCAAATGCAGTTATATGTTTGAATAAAGAAGAGTATAACAAACTCAAAAAAAACAATACAAATAAAAACATTTTTTTATTGCCAAACAGTGTAGATATTGCTACTTTTTCAAAAGCTAAAAATCAAAATATACGAAAAAAATATGCTTTAAATGATAAAACCTTTATCTGTTTGCTTAGTGCCAGAATTGATTTACAAAAAAATCAATTGTTAGTATTGAAAGTATTAAATAAGATAAAAAACAAAAATATCCATATATTCTTTGCAGGAAATATTACGGACAAAGTTTATTATAAAGAAATAAAAGAATATATTTATAAACATTCTTTAGAGAAATATATTACTTTTATTACTCATCTTAAACCTGAGTCAAAAGAATTAATTGATCTTTATTTAAATTCAAATGTTTTGATTCTTCCCTCAACTCACGAACCTTTTGGTATTGTTGTTCTTGAAGCTTGGGCCAGCTCTCTGCCTGTAATTGTAAGTAACATTGCAGGTGTTTGTAATAGTATTAAAGATAAAAAAGACGCATTGATTTTTAAAAATAATTCAATAGAATCTTTAGAAAAAAACCTACTTCTTTTGATACAAAATGAATCCCTAAGAAATACCTTGATAGAAAATGCGAAAAAGACTGTTTTAACATTTGATACGTCATTAATCAATTCTCAAATAAACTCAATATACAGACAAATGCTTAGTTGCAAATAA